From a region of the Castanea sativa cultivar Marrone di Chiusa Pesio chromosome 10, ASM4071231v1 genome:
- the LOC142612742 gene encoding uncharacterized protein LOC142612742 → MEEKLSSVAKTFTPSPIQELSHLAQRCNAINLAEGFPDFPAPPHIKNAAVSAINSDFNQYRHVQEICDHLAKIVKNMHGLDVNPLTDIAICCGQTEAFAAAVFAIIDQGDEVVLFDPSYETYEGCIAMAGGVPVFVALDPPHWTLDPNKLMKSITGRTKAIVLNSPQNPTGKVFTKDELEIIAGICCTRDCLAITDEVYEHITFDNEKHISLASFPGMQERTIITSSLSKTFSVTGWRVGWAIAPAFIASAIRNIHVKITDSAPAPFQEAALTALRSPPEYFESLRRDYEAKRDYIVKLLAGVGFKIQFKPQGSFFLFAEIPENCPLSDLEYVKEMIQQAGVVAVPGRGFFHTNLSLKRSSEVDHSYQKRYIRFAFCKSNATLAAAALKLLHAKGLKLHSIDKRDA, encoded by the exons ATGGAAGAGAAACTATCCTCTGTGGCAAAGACCTTTACTCCATCACCCATTCAAGAACTCTCACATCTTGCTCAACGATGCAACGCTATCAACCTTGCTGAAGGCTTCCCAGACTTCCCTGCACCTCCTCATATAAAAAACGCAGCTGTTTCTGCCATTAATTCTGACTTCAACCAGTACAG GCATGTGCAAGAAATATGTGACCACTTGGCAAAGATAGTGAAGAACATGCATGGTTTGGATGTCAACCCACTTACTGATATAGCTATTTGCTGTGGCCAAACTGAGGCATTTGCAGCAGCAGTGTTTGCAA TCATAGACCAAGGTGATGAAGTTGTACTTTTTGACCCTTCATATGAAACATACGAAGGATGTATTGCCATGGCAGGGGGAGTTCCA GTATTTGTGGCACTTGATCCTCCTCATTGGACCTTGGATCCAAACAAACTCATGAAGTCTATTACTGGGAGAACAAAAGCTATTGTATTGAACAG TCCTCAGAATCCTACCGGCAAAGTTTTCACTAAAGATGAACTAGAGATTATTGCTGGAATATGCTGCACAAGGGATTGCCTAGCTATAACAGATGAA GTATATGAACATATAACATTTGACAATGAGAAACACATATCCCTTGCCTCATTTCCAGGAATGCAAGAGCGAACTATAATCACATCTTCCTTGTCTAAAACCTTTAGTGTTACAG GTTGGAGGGTTGGATGGGCAATTGCTCCAGCTTTCATCGCCTCTGCAATCAGAAACATTCATGTTAAAATCACAGATTCTGCTCCAGCACCTTTCCAGGAAGCTGCCTTGACTGCTTTGAGAAGCCCCCCAGAATACTTTGAATCATTGAGAAGA GATTATGAAGCAAAAAGAGATTACATTGTCAAGTTGCTTGCTGGGGTTGGTTTTAAGATTCAGTTTAAGCCTCAgggttcattttttttatttgcagaAATTCCTGAAAATTGCCCCCTTTCTGAT TTAGAATATGTTAAAGAAATGATACAGCAGGCGGGAGTAGTGGCTGTTCCAGGTCGTGGATTTTTTCATACAAATTTATCCTTGAAGAGATCTTCTGAGGTAGATCATAGCTATCAGAAAAGATACATCAGATTTGCTTTCTGTAAGAGTAATGCTACTTTGGCTGCAGCTGCACTAAAGCTTTTGCATGCCAAAGGTCTCAAGCTTCATTCTATTGATAAAAGGGATGCTTGA